In one window of Candidatus Binatia bacterium DNA:
- a CDS encoding LLM class flavin-dependent oxidoreductase — translation MAGILAASLPTPPSVPASQRVAKRAEELGYESLWIADSGGPDPFVVAAAAAAVTSKVRIGTAVIPAYTRTPPVISCAAASCAELAPGRFILGIGASSENIVQKWSGIPFKRPLSRVRETVTAVRGILTGEKSDFSGRTLETHGYRLQMIPPNPAIPIHVGALGPPMLELAGEIADGVTLNMMPVGAVPKMLEHVKIGAEKAGRDLSNFEVVSRFMVCVTDDPESARGFMRGFFGPYFATSVYNRFVAWCGYEEEAKGILEGWKAKDRAKVGASVTDEMIDSIAVIGSAEECRDKLEAFRAAGVTTPMVSPITGDEAGAIAMFEALAPR, via the coding sequence ATGGCAGGAATTCTAGCGGCGAGTCTTCCCACCCCTCCCAGCGTCCCGGCGAGTCAGCGCGTAGCGAAGCGCGCCGAGGAGCTCGGGTACGAGAGCCTCTGGATCGCCGATTCCGGCGGCCCAGACCCGTTCGTGGTCGCCGCCGCGGCTGCCGCCGTGACCTCGAAGGTGCGTATCGGCACCGCCGTGATCCCGGCCTACACGCGAACGCCGCCGGTCATCTCCTGCGCGGCCGCGTCGTGCGCGGAGCTGGCTCCCGGACGATTCATCCTCGGCATCGGCGCGTCGAGCGAGAACATCGTCCAGAAGTGGAGCGGCATCCCGTTCAAGCGGCCGCTCTCCCGGGTCCGCGAAACCGTGACGGCCGTCCGGGGCATCCTCACCGGCGAGAAGAGCGACTTCTCCGGCCGCACCCTCGAAACGCACGGCTACCGCCTGCAGATGATCCCGCCGAACCCAGCGATCCCCATCCACGTCGGCGCGCTCGGCCCGCCCATGCTCGAACTCGCCGGAGAGATCGCCGACGGCGTCACCCTCAACATGATGCCCGTCGGGGCCGTCCCGAAGATGCTCGAGCACGTGAAGATCGGCGCCGAGAAGGCCGGTCGAGACCTCTCGAACTTCGAGGTCGTCTCGAGGTTCATGGTCTGCGTCACCGACGATCCCGAGAGCGCCCGCGGCTTCATGCGCGGCTTCTTCGGCCCATACTTCGCGACGTCCGTCTACAACCGCTTCGTCGCATGGTGCGGCTACGAGGAAGAGGCGAAGGGGATCCTCGAGGGTTGGAAAGCGAAGGATCGCGCGAAGGTGGGGGCGTCCGTCACCGACGAGATGATCGACAGCATTGCGGTCATCGGGTCGGCCGAGGAGTGTCGCGACAAGCTGGAGGCCTTCCGCGCCGCCGGGGTCACGACCCCGATGGTCAGCCCCATCACCGGCGACGAAGCCGGCGCCATAGCCATGTTCGAAGCCCTGGCCCCCCGCTAA
- a CDS encoding AAA family ATPase: MTSGLAGAAVFVGRETELHDIATSLEAAASGQAQFLLALGEPGAGKTRLATEAEQRAAGFRCVWGRAWDDEGAPPLWPWIELVRNVIAAVPADQHTELFSGAAGDLVVLTPEVRRALPDLPEPVALDPQGTQFRLYQALAQLMTNLTSTRPALVVFDDLHASDEASIKALQFVARTCRALPLCVIATSREVELRERIEAQPALEGLLREFTTIAVGGLDGEALGALAQSRLGFPISAELRNSLLSATSGNAFFADELLRSLAARDDIGPETGRLPSRLLPLGVRAAIRRRLDSFDETGRRVLRLAALIGPEFDKRTLSRAAEVDELGVEQIAARAADAGLLEPGADRHRFVHDLTRETLAAEIEVEARPRAHLAIACAFESLPSGSTEHLEEIAHHRTTAGGVGDPEVALEFARRATARARRETFADRAVLWCSRAVEMLEHLPRESQDLRGDLLLELGELLLWQGEIERGRGILRDVTALAKERDDPHLRARAAVAFSGAEPETGVVEPERVRLLEDARAGLEGSGDPLEALVDSELVAALYFSDERHRIDELSATALDVGRRSQDPAIHAAAVQARLFALWGPGRLEERVALAGEGLEVAERAELHLRIIVFRTRRIMQALEQGRPVDADAEIEALTQRAHRIGDPRVAGYLSLFDAMRRCMRGDFQGAEGRVLETFAAADRWPGEKNLVQFAGIQLYVVRREQRRLGELEPIVRGVAAQFPRVPTWRAVLALLLVETERPEEAAAEIAALGGDGFAGVPRDGNWMVTIAVAAETVAALGDTKRAEVLYDLLAPQAGGVVLAGLAAVYYGGVQRYLGILASALGRSADAAGHLEAAVEFEEGMGAAPFVADAKVRLADALASSGPSQDRDRAARVLAEGEGIAREIGALRIVELASEVAARATGAPVGGGASEDRPSRRIAFRRDGDGWAVGPADSPFRIRGSRGLDQLHRMLARPGDDLTAIELVQDAGPAAIGEAAAHEAVTRQGESEDDVLDERARAEYRAQLESLRGEIEEAEANNDTGRASELRGERERIAEVVAAATGLGGRSRRHASGTERARINVTRTVRDAIKRIRENDPALGDHLEKCVRTGRLCGYSPDPLSPIDWDLR, from the coding sequence GTGACGAGTGGTCTGGCCGGGGCTGCCGTCTTCGTCGGTCGCGAAACCGAACTCCACGACATCGCCACCTCGCTCGAGGCGGCCGCCTCCGGCCAGGCGCAGTTCCTACTGGCCCTCGGTGAGCCGGGTGCCGGCAAGACCCGTCTCGCCACCGAGGCCGAGCAACGCGCGGCCGGGTTCCGGTGTGTCTGGGGCCGGGCCTGGGACGACGAGGGGGCGCCGCCGCTGTGGCCGTGGATCGAGCTGGTCCGCAACGTGATCGCCGCCGTTCCGGCCGACCAGCACACCGAACTCTTCTCGGGGGCCGCCGGCGACCTGGTCGTGCTCACCCCCGAAGTCCGCCGCGCCCTCCCGGACCTCCCCGAGCCGGTGGCCCTCGATCCGCAGGGTACTCAGTTCCGCCTCTACCAGGCGCTCGCGCAGCTCATGACCAACCTGACGTCGACCCGCCCCGCGCTCGTCGTCTTCGACGATCTTCACGCAAGCGACGAGGCCTCGATCAAAGCGCTGCAGTTCGTCGCTCGTACGTGTCGCGCGCTTCCCCTGTGTGTGATCGCGACCTCGCGCGAGGTCGAGCTCCGTGAGCGCATCGAGGCGCAGCCGGCGCTCGAAGGCCTTCTGCGCGAGTTCACGACGATCGCCGTGGGCGGACTCGACGGCGAGGCGCTCGGGGCGCTCGCGCAGTCGAGGCTCGGCTTCCCGATCTCCGCGGAGCTTCGCAACTCACTTTTGTCGGCCACTTCAGGGAACGCCTTCTTTGCGGACGAACTGCTGCGGTCCCTGGCGGCGCGCGACGACATTGGCCCCGAGACCGGCCGCTTGCCGTCGCGTCTCCTGCCTCTCGGCGTCCGCGCCGCGATTCGGCGACGGCTCGATTCGTTTGACGAGACTGGTCGGCGGGTCTTGCGCCTCGCCGCACTCATCGGGCCGGAATTCGACAAGAGGACACTCTCTCGTGCGGCGGAGGTCGACGAGCTCGGCGTCGAGCAGATCGCGGCGCGCGCTGCGGACGCGGGGCTCCTGGAACCCGGTGCCGACCGCCATCGCTTCGTCCACGACCTGACGCGCGAGACCCTCGCGGCCGAGATCGAGGTCGAAGCACGTCCGCGTGCCCACCTGGCGATCGCGTGTGCCTTCGAGTCACTCCCCTCGGGATCGACAGAGCACCTGGAAGAGATCGCCCATCACCGCACGACCGCGGGAGGGGTGGGCGACCCCGAGGTCGCGCTCGAGTTCGCGCGCCGTGCAACGGCCCGAGCGCGGCGAGAGACCTTCGCCGACCGCGCCGTGCTGTGGTGCAGCCGGGCGGTCGAGATGCTCGAACACCTTCCCAGAGAGTCGCAAGATCTGCGCGGTGATCTTCTCCTGGAACTCGGCGAGCTCCTGCTCTGGCAGGGCGAGATCGAGCGGGGGCGCGGAATCCTTCGCGACGTGACTGCGCTGGCGAAGGAGCGGGACGATCCCCACCTTCGGGCGCGCGCGGCCGTCGCGTTCAGTGGCGCGGAACCGGAAACCGGCGTCGTCGAGCCGGAGCGGGTGCGGCTCCTGGAAGATGCCCGCGCCGGGCTCGAGGGCAGCGGTGATCCACTCGAAGCGCTCGTCGACAGCGAGCTGGTTGCCGCCCTCTACTTCAGTGACGAGCGCCACCGAATCGACGAGCTCAGCGCAACCGCGCTCGACGTCGGCCGGCGGTCGCAAGATCCGGCGATTCACGCCGCCGCGGTTCAAGCTCGGTTGTTCGCTCTCTGGGGCCCGGGCCGTCTCGAGGAAAGAGTCGCGCTCGCCGGCGAGGGGCTCGAGGTCGCGGAGCGGGCCGAGCTTCACCTCCGGATCATAGTGTTCCGCACGCGTCGGATCATGCAGGCACTCGAGCAAGGCCGACCGGTGGACGCCGACGCCGAGATCGAAGCACTGACACAGAGGGCCCACCGGATCGGCGATCCCCGGGTCGCCGGTTACCTGTCGCTGTTCGACGCGATGCGGCGCTGCATGCGCGGCGACTTCCAGGGCGCCGAAGGGAGGGTCCTCGAGACCTTCGCGGCGGCGGATCGCTGGCCGGGGGAGAAGAACCTCGTTCAGTTCGCCGGCATCCAGCTCTACGTAGTCCGGCGGGAGCAGCGGAGGCTCGGGGAGCTCGAACCGATCGTGCGCGGCGTAGCGGCGCAGTTCCCGCGGGTTCCGACCTGGCGGGCCGTCCTTGCGTTGCTGCTCGTCGAAACCGAACGGCCCGAGGAGGCGGCGGCCGAGATCGCCGCGCTCGGAGGAGACGGGTTCGCCGGTGTCCCCCGCGACGGGAATTGGATGGTGACCATCGCCGTCGCCGCGGAAACGGTTGCGGCACTTGGCGATACGAAGCGAGCCGAGGTGCTGTACGATCTACTCGCGCCGCAGGCGGGTGGTGTCGTGCTCGCCGGGCTCGCGGCGGTCTACTACGGCGGGGTTCAGCGGTATCTCGGAATCCTCGCATCGGCACTCGGTCGCTCCGCCGACGCCGCGGGCCACCTCGAGGCTGCCGTCGAGTTCGAAGAGGGAATGGGGGCGGCACCCTTCGTTGCAGATGCCAAGGTCCGGCTTGCAGACGCCTTGGCGTCCTCCGGACCGTCCCAAGATCGCGACCGCGCGGCGCGTGTTCTCGCCGAGGGCGAAGGCATCGCCCGAGAGATCGGTGCGCTGCGCATCGTCGAGCTTGCGAGCGAGGTCGCCGCTCGCGCGACTGGAGCCCCGGTGGGAGGTGGCGCGTCGGAGGACAGGCCATCGCGTCGTATCGCGTTCCGCCGAGACGGCGATGGGTGGGCCGTCGGGCCCGCCGACAGCCCATTTCGCATCCGCGGATCGCGAGGGCTCGATCAGTTGCATCGAATGCTTGCACGCCCGGGCGACGACCTCACGGCGATCGAATTGGTGCAGGATGCCGGGCCGGCCGCGATCGGGGAGGCCGCGGCGCACGAGGCCGTCACGCGTCAGGGCGAGTCGGAGGACGACGTGCTCGACGAGCGGGCGCGCGCGGAGTACCGCGCTCAGCTCGAGTCGCTCCGCGGTGAAATCGAGGAGGCTGAGGCGAACAACGACACGGGGCGCGCTTCAGAGTTGCGTGGTGAGCGAGAGCGTATCGCCGAAGTCGTGGCGGCCGCGACGGGCCTCGGGGGGCGTTCGCGCAGGCACGCTTCGGGCACCGAGCGCGCACGGATCAACGTCACCCGTACGGTGCGAGACGCCATCAAGCGCATTCGCGAAAACGATCCGGCGCTGGGTGACCACCTCGAGAAGTGCGTGCGGACGGGCCGGCTGTGCGGCTACTCCCCCGATCCGCTTTCCCCGATCGACTGGGACCTGCGCTAG
- a CDS encoding OsmC family protein, protein MANSHEFEAELIWEKGAEDERQGNHSVRFDGRPDLEVSAAPQYKGDPSCVNPEELFLSSLLSCQMLTYLALAQHAGLDVLAYEDRATATLAIADRRMRITSVTLRPRIRLAADADPEKARKLVDRAHQGCFIANSVTCELILEPDVAVDA, encoded by the coding sequence ATGGCGAATTCACATGAGTTCGAAGCAGAGCTGATCTGGGAGAAGGGCGCCGAGGATGAGCGCCAGGGCAACCACAGCGTTCGATTCGACGGGCGGCCGGACCTCGAGGTCTCGGCGGCGCCGCAGTACAAGGGTGACCCGAGTTGCGTGAACCCCGAGGAACTTTTCCTCTCCTCGCTGCTGTCCTGTCAGATGCTCACCTACCTCGCGTTGGCCCAGCACGCGGGGCTCGACGTCCTCGCCTACGAGGACCGCGCGACCGCTACCCTGGCCATCGCCGACCGTCGGATGCGGATCACCTCGGTCACCCTCCGCCCCCGCATCCGCCTCGCCGCCGACGCCGACCCCGAAAAAGCCCGAAAGCTGGTCGACCGCGCCCACCAGGGCTGCTTCATCGCCAACTCCGTCACCTGCGAACTCATCCTAGAACCCGACGTCGCCGTGGACGCCTAG
- a CDS encoding serine/threonine-protein kinase yields VIDPKRQRTFLYYLMEYVDGTTLAEWRASREDVEIREVTDLIEQIAQGLQAFFRREMLHQDVKPPNILVGREGRVRIVDFGSCWVAGIREIAAPIERDVALGTAQYSAPETRSGETAGVPSEVFSLATVAYELLTGALPFGDAIEAVQTPKDFERLSYKPSYEHDPLIPVWLDGALRKALAPRPADRYREVSELVYDLRHPNPKLLGRWRPRPHGSQEIGWWKRAVGVLLVLQALTIGLLIFG; encoded by the coding sequence GTCATCGACCCGAAGCGCCAGCGAACCTTCCTGTACTACCTCATGGAGTACGTCGACGGGACGACGCTGGCGGAGTGGCGCGCCAGTCGGGAGGACGTCGAGATCCGTGAGGTGACCGATCTCATCGAGCAGATCGCGCAGGGCCTGCAGGCCTTCTTCCGCCGCGAAATGCTCCACCAGGATGTGAAGCCGCCCAACATCCTCGTCGGTCGCGAGGGGCGGGTGCGCATCGTCGACTTCGGCTCGTGCTGGGTCGCGGGGATCCGGGAAATCGCCGCACCGATCGAGCGCGACGTCGCACTCGGGACCGCACAGTACTCCGCGCCGGAAACGCGCTCGGGCGAAACGGCGGGCGTTCCGTCCGAGGTATTCTCACTGGCTACGGTCGCCTACGAGTTGCTCACGGGTGCCCTGCCGTTCGGGGATGCGATCGAGGCCGTGCAGACCCCCAAGGACTTCGAGCGGTTGTCGTACAAGCCGAGCTACGAGCACGATCCGCTGATCCCCGTCTGGCTCGATGGGGCGCTGCGGAAGGCGCTCGCGCCCCGTCCGGCAGATCGATACCGCGAGGTCTCGGAGCTGGTCTACGATCTCCGCCACCCGAACCCGAAGCTGCTCGGCCGATGGCGGCCTCGGCCGCACGGGTCGCAGGAAATCGGGTGGTGGAAGCGGGCTGTCGGCGTGTTGCTGGTCCTGCAGGCCCTTACGATCGGGCTCCTGATCTTTGGCTAG
- a CDS encoding TetR/AcrR family transcriptional regulator: protein MATLPTPAASLGGRRERRRRELRERVVESALRLVAEQGFEATTVEQIAAAADIAPATFFNHFQSKSGLLSEITGDVAEALETLIGQHLGAEGTVRQQVEGLALHAAEMISEHQKVSREVMLEMLRSGSRPEDAAPYMASLHRPLSTMLAAGQDRGEVRADQDAEFLAEMVLGAFHATVSQWLSDEKYPIAERLPRAASFIWDAIRAGSAGEASNEK, encoded by the coding sequence GTGGCGACCCTACCTACACCAGCAGCATCTCTTGGCGGGCGGCGAGAACGCCGGCGGCGAGAGCTCCGCGAGAGGGTCGTCGAGTCCGCGCTGAGATTGGTCGCGGAGCAGGGGTTCGAGGCTACGACGGTCGAGCAGATCGCCGCCGCGGCGGACATCGCGCCGGCCACCTTCTTTAACCACTTCCAGAGCAAGAGCGGCCTCCTCAGTGAGATTACCGGCGACGTCGCCGAGGCCCTGGAGACCCTCATCGGCCAGCATCTCGGTGCCGAAGGCACCGTCCGCCAGCAGGTCGAGGGTCTCGCCCTCCATGCGGCGGAAATGATCTCGGAGCACCAGAAGGTCTCCCGCGAGGTCATGCTCGAGATGCTCCGATCCGGCTCGCGTCCCGAAGACGCGGCACCGTACATGGCGAGTCTCCACCGCCCCCTGAGTACCATGCTGGCCGCCGGCCAGGACCGCGGTGAGGTCCGAGCGGACCAGGATGCAGAGTTTCTCGCCGAGATGGTTCTCGGCGCCTTTCACGCCACGGTTTCGCAGTGGCTTTCCGACGAAAAATACCCCATCGCCGAGCGGCTTCCCCGCGCGGCGTCGTTCATTTGGGATGCCATCCGAGCGGGCTCCGCCGGAGAGGCAAGCAACGAGAAGTGA